The window GACAATTTCATCTCCCTTCCTCAGCAGTAGTACGCCATTATCAATACTAAATCTATCAACTGAAGCAAGCGTATTCAGGAAGCTACTTTCAAATGCTAAATCTGGGCAAGCCATTCTTGTAACGGCAGGACTGGAGAATGTGATGCGATCCTTTTTTTCAAGAGTATAAGTACCAGATATGCGATTGCAACCACCTGTGCCGGCATATCTTTTATCTCCAGGCATAAATACCAAATGTGCATCTTTGTCTGTACCACTTGTCTGCACAGGTACACCTCTGATTTCAGCAACAACCCATTTTTTATCATTACCCCAGTTCGTATCAGGATATACTTTGCTGCCACAGCTGATGCATATGCCAAGGATTACCAAAAAAGAAAACATTTTTTTCATGTGCTTGATTTTTGACATAATTTATGCAAATTCTTATTTATTAATTG is drawn from Chitinophagales bacterium and contains these coding sequences:
- a CDS encoding META domain-containing protein, which encodes MKKMFSFLVILGICISCGSKVYPDTNWGNDKKWVVAEIRGVPVQTSGTDKDAHLVFMPGDKRYAGTGGCNRISGTYTLEKKDRITFSSPAVTRMACPDLAFESSFLNTLASVDRFSIDNGVLLLRKGDEIVIKLK